In the genome of Equus przewalskii isolate Varuska chromosome 29, EquPr2, whole genome shotgun sequence, the window TGGCAAGAGGTACCAAGAAGTTCTCAAGCAGGCAAGGGCAGAAATGTACTAAAACAATGTCTATACCAAAAGACCAAAAAGTCTCAACTCAAGGCTCAGGACTGCCCACTTCAGGCACCGACTAACTCCCGCCCCCCAGGGTGCTCAGGTGAGCAGCTCCCATCCCGGGCTAAGGTCACACAACAGGAGAGTCTGAGTTCAGGGGCTTCTTAGGCATCAGAGGCTTGCTATTCCCTCAGCCCCTCACACTAAccttttttttggtcaaaaacaaacaaaagtgcaGATCCCTCCGCAGTCTGAAACCAGTTCCTTCTGCAGTGCTTTCCCCTGGGAGTGTCTTAGGCTCAGCTGCAGTCTCACCCCACCACGTGAACCACCCTACAAGAGGACTGACACGCCGTCCCTGGCCCGTTCCCCAACCTCAAACATGAGTAAGCACTTGCTCAACCCAGAATCACACCCAGAGGGGAAGTTCCACATGGTTTGGAATCCTTTAAAACAGGACGGCAAACCACGCACATGCGCAGGcacacacccccacccacacttgtcccacctccccaccaccacctcaggCCCAGGGAAGAAGAGGCCGTGTGAGAGAGGCCACATGTCAACGGCTGGGTCTCCAGGGCCATGATGATAGGCTGGGCCAGTTGGGGATGGTGGCGTGGAGCCATAGGACAGAGATGAAAGGAATTCCACTAGACAGAGTGCTAACCTCCCTGGAGTCAGAGACTTCAGCTCTAGGGGGAGGGTGTCAAGCAGCCAGCCGGCAGCTCCCTGTGGCCCAGGCCTGAGAGGGAGTGGAGGCTGGGGTCAGACCTATTTGTGTGGCAGGGCCCAAGAAGGCCTGCTGAGGTTGGATGGCTTTGAGTGAGAGGATAGCTGGGTGACAGAGGCAGTGACACAGGGCAGCCTCTCCCTGTTCTGGGGAGGGCCAGGCCCCAGCTGCGGCTCTTCCTTCCCTGTGAGCTTGGACACACCAATCCTAAACCAGGCGtgtaaaggagggagggagggagcagggagcagcaaTTCACATCTGGACCATTCTTAGCACAGGAAGCCACTAATTAAATATGTTATATAGAAAactacatgtaaaaaaaaaaaaagaaatataaaacccAAACCAACCAAATAAATCAGAGGCAGGCAGGAAAACAGCAGGGGGGTTGAGTTAAACACGATCGGGTGCTTCGGGAGCCCCTCCCCTTCCATGCCTGGGCTGGATCTTTTTTCTAGAAGTGAGAGTGAGAAGATTGGacatctttttgtatatttttcttttcctttttttttggcctttcctttcctttctcttttctgtggtCTTGGGTGCTCCTGGCCCCGCAGGCAGGTGGGTGGTCAGTTGGCCAGCACCACAGGCTGGAACGGCTGGCTGGGATATTGCATGGTGTTCAGGTTGTAGCTGAGGCCTTCCACGAAGGGCGTCTTCTCCAGGAAGAGGCTGTTGGTGCCACCTCCGAACACCTGGGCCACGTCAAAGCTGCTGCTGTTGCAGGTGCCAGCCCCACTGCCCCCAAAGGGGGCTGGGGTGCCACTGCCCTGGCCATCAGCCCCATCGAAGAAGAGGCTGGGAGAGCCAGCGCCGTTGTACACAAATTCCTTGGCATTGGGCGAGAGCTGGGATTGAGGGGCGGGGCTGGCCGTGATGAAGTTCAGTGAATGCACAGACAAAGAGAGGCTCTTGTGCTTCAGCAGGCTGTTGGTGGGAGAGCGGGCCATGCGCGGCTGCTGCTGGGAGGGCTGTTGGCCACCTGCCCCGCTGCTGGCCACACCCCCACCACTCGCTGCCCCACCACCCTTCTTCATCTTGGTGGAGCCAAACTTAGTGGCAGCAAAGGAGGCAGTGGTAAAGGTGATGGGCTGGGCAGAGCGGGGGATGAACGTGGGGCTGGGTGACTGGCCAAAGGATGGCGATGGGGAGTTGGACAGGGAGCTGTCCTGGCTGCCGATGGGCACAAATACCTGGGCATCGGGGTTGAAGCTGCTCTTGATCTCCTTGTCCAGCTCTGGGGCAACACAGCCCTCACTGTCATCCAGGTACAGGACTTTGACAGCCCCCTTCTCACCAATCTGGTAGGACACCTCAAAAGGGTCAATCCAGACACTCAGCTCCTCAGGCACATTGGCCCGCACATCCTCTACTGCCAGGCCACTCCGCTTGGCGGCCAGCTCCACCACAGGGTCCACTATCTCCCCAATATGGACACAGCGGAAGCCAGAGCCCTTCAGTGGCTTGTCAGGGTACCAATGgccttcatatttctttttcaagagGCGTTCTAGCTCCTCCCCAAAGAGGTCTGCCCGGCGCCGGGGCAGCTTGTTGTACAAGTAGGAGATGATGAAGTTCAGGGCCACCTTGATCTCCAGCTGCATGGTCCTTTCCTAGGCAGAGAATCAGAGCAGGGCACGTGCACAAGCCAAGGGCAGTGGCAGGAGATGGAAGGTGGGCAGCCTTGGGCTCTAGATGGCTCTGGGAAATGAGAAAGGGCATCATCAGTTTTTTGTTACATGCTGTCAAGTCAGCTCCAACTCCTGGAGACcctgtgaatgagtgatgtccacaatgtcctgtcctcaacagccgtACTCAGCTTTTGTAGACTCATGCCCATGGCATGAGTAGATATGCAGAAAGCCAGGGGGATCAATGGCGAAGGACAGACAAAAAGGCACCAACTCTGGATCACACAGACCCAAGGTCTGTTCTACCAGTGACTAGCTTAattgtgtgactgtgggcaagtcactGTTTTTCTGAACCTTGGTTTCATCAGTTAACATGAGGCAACCATGAAGAATAACTTAGTTCAAAGATATAAACTACTGCACACTGTACCTGGTATTTAGTAGGACTTGATAAAggcagctattattttttaagtatttctaaaGAAATAGGGGCGCTGTGGTTTCTACTACTTAGAGAATTCAGGTCACTGTATACGACTGACACCAAAAAAAATTGAgcccctacttcagccagagaagggaaggctcTTACTCACTTGTCCTTGCAGTAACTTGGTGAAGTCATGCTCCCAAACTGTCACAGGCCGagagataaatttaaaatctttctcaaGGACAGGTCTGACCACCTGTTCTTGGCACCAGATCAGATTTCTCAAGTGTTTGGAGAAATAAGTTTAATAAAGTTTTCCTCCTTAAATGGAAAGGGATACAGGTCACCGAACAGGAAGGGGCACTGCCAACTTTTCACAGAGGGCTTGGATTCTAGTCACATCCAATCTGTCACCCCGGGCTCCCTGGGTGTGTATGCTCTCTGGCTCACTCTGGGTTTGCAGAACCGATTTAAAAACTCCACAGTGTAACCAAGGTGTGCACTGCCATCCAGAAAGCCTGCAAGAATGGAGACAAGAGCATGATCTCCAGGAACAAGTCAAGACCTGTCACAACCAGAGGCGTGGGTCAACAGAACTGCTGACCGGGGGCTGCTCCACGGAAGCAGGGCCCTATAAAACAAAACGTTAAGAGCGGCACTGGTGGGACCTGAGAGAATCTCTGTAGTTTCTGGCTAGAGGGTAGATGATGAGgggggcagagagaagaaattttCCATCACCCTGCAGCCTCCAGCTGGGGACCCATCATCACTCAGTCTCCCAGGGACTGTCTGACCACCTGTCCTTGGCACCAGATCAGATTTCTCAAGTGTTTGGAGATCCCTGGAGAGAAGACAGTCCAAGATAAACACTCAGATTGTTATTTTGGGACTCTCTCACAGCCAGATCCCACAAAGGTCAAAAAGGTTTATTCCCAAGGTCTGGGCCACCTCGTGTCTCAGGAAGATGATCTGTGAGGTCCTGAGAGCCAGTGACCCTAATCTCCTCACTTTCTCCAAAATGGCAGCTCCTAGCCTCCTGCTGCGGGAGAACGGAGCTGAAAAGGGCCACCTTTGAGGGCAGGCAGGGCCCGAACATGTTCCTAGCCAGACTTCTGGGGGAGACCGTGCTGCCAAGCTCAGCACAGGGACAAGACTGATCCATGATCGGTCAAGGGCATCTTTTGTCCCGTGAAAAGACCTGGGGCTGGATTTTGATTAAAATCCCTGGGTCCAGCATAGAGTATCCAGGTACCAGTTCTAGGCTTCAGGATCTTGAGTTTTCTGAACCTGCCTCAACTCACTTCCCTGTAATTCTCAAGCCTGAGGCTGTAGCTCCTTGGGACATTTCTGTACTGAATCCTCAGGCAGAGATCTCTGGGGTGAGTATCAGAGAAGACGCACTGGGTCAATCTAAACCTAGCCCCCAGGACCACAGGGCCCCTCAAGAACAGAGGTCTGTAAGGGCTATAGTGGTCCACTAGAGATATTTAACACAGAGGAGATTAAAAAACTGTGaagagggaccagcctggtggtgcagcggttaagtttgcacgttccgcttcagcggcctggggttcgccagtttggatccctggtgcggatacggcaccacttggcaagccatgctgtggtaggcgtcccacacataaagtggaggaacatgggcatggatgttagctcagggccagtcttcctcagcaaaaagaggaggattggtggcagatgttagctcagggctaaccttcctcaaaaaaaaaaaaaatttgtgaagaAAGTTAGCAGTGATTCTCTAGGATGAGCCTGGAGTATCCTATGACAGTAGCTAGGTCTAGTCCCACCTTCATTTCAGGTCTGAGCAGACAGACAGGGTCATGTGGGGAGTCAACAGAGGTGCCAGGAGCATGGCCTCTCCCAAACTCTCCACAGGGACGCTCAGGATTCAGGAGACCCTCGTCTCCCCTCGATCCCAGCCCCCAACACAGACTTGATCTCCAGGTTTCTTCAAATGTCTATTCATGGTCACCACAGATCAAGTCCACAGCCCTTTGGGGTTTAAAGAGAACTAAGAAGAATGGTAAAAATAAGGGGCTTTCTGTTTATGAGGATTGGGTTTGTCATCAGATGCAAAGCTAGCCACCAGAACTGTGGGCCCCTCAAGAGCAGGTCTGTGAGGGCCACAGTCCATTAGAGGTGTCCGACATGGAGGAGACCAAAAAGTTGTGAATAAAGTTGGCACTGGTTCCAAGAACGGGCCTGGAGTTAAAGATaatgtttccaaaatgtttttgaaaaaacagACTCAAACATGACATGTGACACTTTTCCCAAGGTACCATATGGCCTTTTGCTATGCTACCCAGACCAAAGGGCTCCTACACCTTTCTAGGCTTCCTCAAACCTTGCTGCATAATTGCCTTCCAAGTTAACCCCCTGAACAGTTCAGTCTCAGAATGGGAGCATTTTAAATGCAGGCCAAAGTCATTGGGAAATAAGCCTCCTACCCTAAAATACAATAGAACCACTGTCATCTGCCCTGCCTAGCGAACCATTTTCTGCAGCATAAGCAAGTAAAGCTGCACACCAATTTGTTCCTCAGTGTTGCCGCCGCACAAATAAGGAAGTATATAATGGCACCTTTGCCTCTTTGATGGGAGAACAGGCCAGGCCAGATGGCTGTGGGGTGGAACCTCACAAAAACGCAGGACAACCAGAATGAGATTTTCTGCTCTATCAGCTCAGGCTCTAATTTTGACTTCAAGAAGCTTATGAAACAGAGGATTAAGGCACTGGTGTTGTCCTGTCTTTAACTAAAGATAGGAGCGACCACTCAGATgagtttgctcattttttaaaaaggctatgGACAAATTCtagaacatatataaaatattcatagaaTGTGATAAGATCAGAAACAACCACCCTTCAACAAAACGAAAAAGCAGATTCAAGTTAAGCAGCAGGAAAGACCTCCAAGATTTTTTCCAACAGTGACTAGGGCGCAAAAGGCTGGAAAGGTGGCAAAAAGCctgaaaaaaaaccaacaaaaaccccCCAAAGGCTAAGTGTTAAACAATAGCAGTATCTACTTTCTGTCAGTATAGTAAAAagttgcagggctggccccgtggccaagaggttaagttcgcacactccgcttcggaggcccagagtttcaccagttcggatcctgggtgcagacatggcaccactcatcaagccatgccgaggccgcgtcccacatgccacaactagaaggacccacaacgaaaaagacacagctgtgtaccggggggctttgggagaaaaaggaaaactaaaatctttgaAAGTAAATTCTGTCCACTTTTATTTAATATCTCATTCTCCTTACTTACTTCCAGTAACAAACTTAATCCTGGATTCAGATCACTTGTGCTgacttgtgtttttgttttttaaaattatttacttattttctccccaaagccccccagtacatagttgtagattatagttgtgagcgcctctggttgtgctatgtgagacaccgcctcagcatagcctgatgagcggtgccatgtcggcaacGGGGACCCaaattggcgaaaccctgggccaccgaagcagagcgtgcaaacttaaccactcggccatggggccagccccgacttgTGTTTTAAAGACTAAGTGCTTCACAGAATGACAAAAACAGGGGAAGGCAGGGGCCACCCTGCCAAAcaggtgacgcagtggttaagtgtgcatgttccacttcttggccaCAGGGTTTGCTGGCCCAGATCCcgcgtgcagacatggcacctcatggcaaaccatgctgtggtaggtgtcccacatataaagcagaggaagatgggcatggacgttagctcagggccagtcttcctcagcaaaaagaggaggattggcagcagatgttagctcagggctaatcttcctcaataaataaataaataaataaataaataaataacaaaattaaaaaaaaaaaacaaaacaaaacagaggaaggcagGTCCAGTCAATGATAGGTAGCAGAGTTTCCAGAGAACTCTGGCAAAAATGTGAAggtttttttttggaagattagccctgagcgaactactgctagtcctcctcttttttgctgaggaagcctggccctgagctaacatctgggcccatcttcctctactttatatgtgggacgcctgctacagcatggcttgccaagcagtgctatgcctacacccaggatccgaactggtgaaccccaggccgccaagaatcggaatgtgccaacttaactgctgcgccactggctgGCACCGGACGGAaagtttttaagaagaaaaagttatgttttaaagaggaaaaggagggataACGGTGAGGGAAGCCATTGGGCCCCCAAATCATgggtatctttaaaaatattcaggcACCTCAAGCCTAAACATCCTACATCCTTATCATCCTTACAATCCAGCACGACTGGATTCAAACGAGTGTGGAAAGGGGAATAGGGGAGGAGAGGTTCTCAATTTTGACAAGGCCTGTAGGGTACCAGGGAGTAAGAGCCAGGCTCCAGGCGGGCCAGGCGACGGCCCCTCCCGCCAGTCCCAAGGCGGTGGCCCAGACGGGCGGGTGTGGTTGAAAGGCTTCCAGGACTTGTCCTACTGACTGCACGACCCCGCCCAGAGTATCACACCATCTCCCCCAATCATGGACCGTGCAAGCCCAAGACTGACTACAAGGCTTCTCGCAACTACCAGATCCCTTTCTAGGGCACTCTAGGTTCCTCCAGACCCAGAAAGACTTGACTGAGCCCCAACGTAAGTGGGGAGGCCGGCGGCGAAGACACGCTCTGCACTCTGGGAGTCGTAGTCCTCAGAAACCTCACGCTCAGGTTGGAGCAAGTGACCTATTTTCTCCCCACACTACACTTCCCTGCGTGCTTTGCGAAGGCTCAGCCGGCAAACCACGCATGCCCAGTACAGGGAGCTGGCAGAGGGTCGGAGAACGAAGGAAAAGTTTCCGACGCACATGCGCGCTGTGGCGGACGGTCGCACCGCCTCCCCCGCCCACCGCCTAATACACTTTATATAAATTCTACCTACCCATAAGGGCTACTCTCCGTATTGTATCACCCCACCATCTCCCTCTCTCAGCTTCACGAGAGGCTGAACTTTTGCCCCGTTCTCTTCACCGCCTCCTATAACTGGTGAATTATGAAGATCTGCTTCTGATGAGTTTTTTCTGGGTGAAAGCGGTAGGCTGAGATAAATAAGATCACCAACCCCCAACCCTACCGTTTAATCTGTATTCCTTGGCGGGGTGGCCTCTGGAGTTGCTGTAGGGACGGTGGATTCAAAGTGAAAAGAGCCTTTTCACTTAATGCCCAGCGGGCTCGGCTCCAGCACCCCCACAGCCGGGAAAGGAAAGGCAGGAATTAAATCCAGTTCTCCCGTCCTCTTGGCCAAAGAAATTCCCAGTTAAGCTGCAGGGAGGTGCCGGGCCAACAATCAGAAGGCCCGACGCCAGCAGGGCCCAAGCCTCACCCCTCTTCTAATCCAAGTCCGAGTAACCAGACCCGGCGAGGGAAATGGGAAAAGGTTCccgggaagggaaggaaaaactgTACATTCGACACCTGAACAACATCTTCTAATACTTAAAATTGTTTGTGAGTCTCCACCCACTACAAGGCCTGCTCTATGACCAGACTTACCAGATCCTCGGCAAAGCTCCCCTAGAGGGTGGTAAACCTCCCTAATCCTTCCTCCCACACAagcttcttcccctcctctgcttAAGAGGGGGATGGGGGCAGGCGCCCAAGAAAGGAATAGGGGTGTTTTTCCGCTGGACAGTCAAAGATGAGGGACCCACTCCCAGGGTAGGGTgggtaggagagagaaaaagggtaGATACTCAGCAGGCACTCGAGAACCCTCCGCTGGCCCCCAAGTTGAGACCTGCTGTGTGGGGTTCTGGTtctggggggtgggagagggcctGCCAGTGgcccctcttctctgctccttctttcccctcccttgCTGGTCAAGGGCACAGTCCATCCTCCGGACAGGAGCGGAAGGAGCTTAGCAGCGGGGCTCTTCCTCCCAGGCACCTTACCAAGATCAACCAGAATCCACTCACTGGTATTGCTGGAAAGgtactttttttcctcccagttttCCCTTAAAAGAGAATAGAGTTCAAGCCAAAATGGTGAATTCTGGCTCGGCGGCCCAGAGGACTGTCACCACTGACTGGTCCAAAAGAGGGGTGTTCACCCTTCATCCCTCAGGCTTCACagggccagaaataaaccctattaattattaattaccACCTCCTTCCCTGCACAcgggaaaagcagaaaaacaaggcCTGGATCCCCTTTCTTCCTGATTTATTTAATGGTGGTGGGAGTTaggtttttttgaggaacaagGAAAATCTAGCGAGTCTCTAGGATATGAAGAACTGAGGGAGGCggagaagggagaaaatgcaCCCACCCAAGAGAGGGCCACACTTGGAAGTGGAGACAAGGGGCCTCTGGGGTACCCCAGGATGAGAGCGAGCGTGAGGGGGGGGAAGGGAGCACAAGGGGAAAGGGGGGTTCTACAGGGTCGGAGGAAGGAAAATGGCcaggcgtgggggggggggggcgggggacagCAACGTGGAGCGTCCAGCAAGGCGAGGAACGGGAGCGGGGCGGGGGTGTGGGGGAAGGCGTGGGGCCTGTCGGGTCTCAGGGGCCCCCCGCCCGCACGCCCCCCACTCACTCACTCGGGTCTGCGCGGCGGCGGGGCGGTCTGCCGGCCACGGGGCGGCTTCTCCGTCCAGGGTGGtcgggggcgcggggcggggatcgctttctctttcttcccggGTGCCGCCGGCCCGGGGGCCGATGTGTCCTTTTCTTCGTTGACGGTTGGGGGGCGAACGAGGGGAGTATGGGCTATGACTCTCAATAATAATTCAGCTTTTTGGAGGTCGGGCTTAGCGGCGGGGGGACGGAGGGCGGGCGGGCCGGC includes:
- the TOB2 gene encoding protein Tob2, whose product is MQLEIKVALNFIISYLYNKLPRRRADLFGEELERLLKKKYEGHWYPDKPLKGSGFRCVHIGEIVDPVVELAAKRSGLAVEDVRANVPEELSVWIDPFEVSYQIGEKGAVKVLYLDDSEGCVAPELDKEIKSSFNPDAQVFVPIGSQDSSLSNSPSPSFGQSPSPTFIPRSAQPITFTTASFAATKFGSTKMKKGGGAASGGGVASSGAGGQQPSQQQPRMARSPTNSLLKHKSLSLSVHSLNFITASPAPQSQLSPNAKEFVYNGAGSPSLFFDGADGQGSGTPAPFGGSGAGTCNSSSFDVAQVFGGGTNSLFLEKTPFVEGLSYNLNTMQYPSQPFQPVVLAN